From the Astatotilapia calliptera chromosome 6, fAstCal1.2, whole genome shotgun sequence genome, one window contains:
- the LOC113024012 gene encoding uncharacterized protein LOC113024012, producing the protein MALWSSLKKVNQIISPKDFCPLAHSTPSSSDTLSSLTDTISLSSSDSDLREKGIPAGRSRSSKDSSAPNVSVSEAAKEMVKNALTRKPGGEEILEEYNAENSLSHRTRRQLVNILASDMTERHGRIPSRKQKEKYALGIITLFPSLKDPFSPNGYEHFYDGVKGTGYVAWRLKTMSRSTTKRPVKEVPVHQEQGPKRRRLATTLPQQLDGDACKEAISFLVHSPDEASVFQKMKMTFQHRQDLVHDPQRTADVFKTFPRFLDVKGLVSQIT; encoded by the exons ATGGCATTGTGGAGTAGCCTAAAGAAAGTTAACCAAATCATCTCTCCCAAAGATTTTTGTCCTTTAGCTCATTCCACACCATCCTCCTCGGATACATTATCTTCCCTCACGGACACTATATCACTTTCATCAAGTGACAGTGACCTCAGGGAAAAGGGCATTCCTGCAGGCCGCAGTAGATCCAGCAAAGACAGTTCTGCACCAAATGTTTCTGTGTCAGAGGCTGCAAAAGAG ATGGTTAAAAATGCCTTGACTAGGAAACCTGGTGGAGAGGAAATTCTTGAAGAATACAATGCCGAAAATTCACTGAGCCACCGCACCCGGCGGCAGCTTGTTAACATATTGGCAAGTGATATGACTGAGAGACATGG CAGAATTCCCTCCCGTAAGCAAAAGGAGAAATATGCCCTTGGAATAATTACACTCTTTCCCTCATTGAAGGATCCATTTTCTCCAAACGGCTAT GAGCATTTCTACGACGGAGTGAAAGGCACTGGATATGTAGCGTGGCGCCTCAAAACCATGTCCAGGTCTACAACCAAACGGCCAGTGAAGGAAGTCCCAGTGCATCAAGAACAAGGGCCTAAGCGCAGAAGATTAGCAACCACATTGCCTCAGCAACTTGATGGAGATGCCTGCAAGGAGGCCATCTCATTTCTTGTTCACTCTCCTGATGAAGCAAGTGTATTTCAGAAGATGAAAATGACGTTCCAACATCGCCAGGATCTGGTGCATGATCCACAAAGAACTGCAGATGTCTTCAAAACATTTCCACGCTTTTTGGATGTCAAAGGACTAGTAAGTCAAATCACTTGA